The proteins below are encoded in one region of Casimicrobium huifangae:
- a CDS encoding PglL family O-oligosaccharyltransferase has product MLSLLILLTVALPLVWAWQRPPQPAFVSQALSCGLWAVVVLIAALHSGNSGRQLTLPGAAASLVWALLLATLLAHALLGVTPWFLAAPIAVNLSLAALLSWVVLFRLDDHTLARAWSWLLAGLLIAALLNALVALVQTAAPAWADDRLIASLAGPHERAGGNLRQPNQLATLMVWGLVAATSLLRRWPLLWFSACATLTLAVLASGSRAGIISLVAVAMIGAFVWLRSRHRHDANGRSNGKWHRQPWLAGVLVILLLALLGWAAQHAFSRDTADASLAQRLALWQQTLGLIMQHPWAGVGWAQLNFVWTLTPFADRAPDVFDHAHSLPLHLAVELGIPVTVAAATLVIVALWPARVQRAMSANAGQARIGVAALLLLSIGTHSLFEYPLWFSYFLMPTAFVLATLARDLAATPPAPAASTTNTAPAARLTSARLIASMATLLLIATGWSVHEYSKASAIHFTGNDQGARADAVAAARASPLYGQYGDYAAIMLAGDRAPLEWFARPIRNVLDERLLTAWARALQRAGEHERAAWVIARAREFPPDAAFAGLPQVTAPLNPASAPRSAEDFRR; this is encoded by the coding sequence ATCGCCGCGTTGCATTCTGGCAACAGTGGGCGGCAGTTGACGCTGCCGGGCGCCGCCGCGTCACTGGTATGGGCGTTGCTGTTGGCGACACTGCTCGCCCATGCATTGCTCGGCGTCACCCCGTGGTTCCTTGCTGCGCCGATTGCAGTCAATTTGTCGCTCGCAGCTTTGCTCTCATGGGTGGTGCTTTTCCGCCTCGACGACCATACCTTGGCCCGTGCCTGGTCCTGGCTGCTCGCCGGTCTGCTGATCGCAGCACTGCTCAACGCGCTGGTGGCGCTGGTGCAGACTGCCGCGCCGGCATGGGCCGATGACCGTTTGATCGCTTCGCTTGCCGGCCCCCACGAGCGCGCCGGCGGCAATCTGCGCCAGCCCAATCAACTGGCAACGCTGATGGTATGGGGCCTTGTCGCCGCGACCAGTCTGCTGCGCCGTTGGCCGTTGTTGTGGTTCTCAGCCTGCGCGACGCTCACGCTTGCCGTGCTCGCCAGCGGCTCGCGGGCTGGAATCATCAGTCTCGTCGCGGTCGCGATGATCGGTGCGTTCGTCTGGCTGCGTTCACGCCACAGACACGATGCCAATGGCCGAAGTAACGGCAAGTGGCACCGGCAGCCGTGGCTCGCCGGCGTACTGGTGATACTGCTGCTGGCGTTGCTCGGCTGGGCGGCACAACATGCGTTCAGCCGCGACACCGCTGATGCTTCACTCGCCCAGCGTCTGGCGCTGTGGCAGCAAACGCTGGGCTTGATCATGCAGCATCCATGGGCGGGCGTCGGCTGGGCGCAGCTCAACTTTGTATGGACGCTGACGCCATTCGCGGACCGGGCTCCCGACGTATTCGATCATGCCCACTCGCTGCCCTTGCATCTGGCCGTAGAGCTCGGTATCCCGGTAACAGTCGCTGCTGCAACGCTGGTCATCGTCGCACTTTGGCCGGCACGGGTCCAGCGCGCAATGTCCGCAAACGCAGGGCAGGCCCGCATCGGCGTTGCCGCCCTGCTGCTGCTCAGCATCGGTACACACAGCCTGTTCGAATACCCGCTCTGGTTCAGCTACTTTCTGATGCCCACTGCATTTGTGCTGGCAACACTTGCCCGCGACCTGGCAGCAACGCCGCCGGCGCCTGCAGCGTCGACCACTAACACAGCGCCCGCCGCCAGATTGACGTCGGCGCGGTTGATCGCGTCCATGGCGACGCTGCTGTTGATCGCAACAGGCTGGAGCGTGCACGAATACAGCAAGGCGTCGGCCATTCATTTCACCGGCAACGATCAAGGCGCGCGCGCTGACGCCGTTGCCGCTGCCCGCGCCAGCCCGCTCTACGGTCAGTACGGTGACTACGCCGCGATCATGCTGGCGGGGGATCGGGCGCCGCTTGAGTGGTTCGCGCGGCCGATCCGCAATGTGCTCGACGAGCGGCTGCTCACAGCCTGGGCACGAGCACTGCAACGCGCCGGCGAGCATGAACGCGCAGCCTGGGTGATCGCGCGCGCACGCGAGTTCCCGCCGGATGCCGCGTTTGCCGGCCTGCCGCAGGTGACCGCGCCACTCAATCCTGCGTCGGCGCCACGCAGCGCTGAGGATTTCCGCCGATAA
- the trmB gene encoding tRNA (guanosine(46)-N7)-methyltransferase TrmB translates to MTSDEITMIAEATTSDDALQHRPIRSFVVRAGRMSAKQERGLTDGMARHGVAYAPGVIDFSALFGRVAPTVLEIGFGMGITTADIAAAHPEINYLAVEVHPPGVGNLCNLLDDRQIRNVRVIQHDAVEVLNHMIAPSSLAGAHIYFPDPWHKKRHNKRRLVQPPLVALLASRLAAGGYLHLATDWVPYAEQMLEVLTAEPLLVNTATDYAPRPEWRPETKFERRGLKLGHEVRDLLFRRQAAGD, encoded by the coding sequence ATGACGAGTGACGAAATTACGATGATCGCCGAAGCGACGACGTCGGACGATGCGCTGCAGCATCGTCCGATCCGCAGTTTTGTGGTTCGCGCCGGTCGCATGTCGGCCAAGCAGGAGCGCGGTCTGACCGATGGCATGGCACGACACGGGGTTGCTTATGCGCCCGGCGTGATTGATTTCAGCGCTCTCTTTGGTCGCGTGGCACCGACGGTGCTGGAGATTGGCTTCGGGATGGGCATCACTACCGCCGACATCGCGGCTGCCCATCCGGAAATCAACTATCTCGCCGTCGAGGTGCATCCGCCTGGTGTGGGCAACCTTTGTAATCTGCTTGACGACAGGCAGATCCGCAACGTGCGGGTGATCCAGCACGATGCGGTGGAGGTGCTCAACCACATGATCGCACCGTCGTCGCTGGCGGGCGCGCATATTTACTTTCCAGATCCCTGGCACAAGAAACGGCACAACAAGCGCCGGCTGGTGCAGCCGCCGCTGGTTGCGCTGCTGGCGTCACGGCTTGCAGCAGGGGGCTATCTGCATCTCGCCACCGATTGGGTGCCGTACGCTGAACAGATGCTGGAGGTGCTGACCGCCGAACCGTTGCTGGTCAACACGGCGACCGACTATGCGCCGCGCCCGGAATGGCGGCCAGAGACCAAATTTGAGCGTCGCGGGCTCAAGCTCGGCCATGAAGTACGCGATCTGTTGTTCCGCCGGCAAGCTGCCGGCGACTGA
- a CDS encoding zinc-dependent metalloprotease, with protein sequence MNFRLRLLPAALLVAGLASCATVTPPASSSAAPAAGAATAAATPAANGDSKAVAPAPGARPAGASAAAGAPGTPPAPKPFADVIKDAKEEKGFFATWRKDDKVWIEIPEAMWERPFFFSVNVTHNIGDAGLFGNQMGGFLAAGRGQFVASFRKFGPNGVQLIARNIAHTAAKDAPIRHAVERSFSDSLIGSVSVASAPHPERKSVLIEANALFINDFPMAAQQLEQTFRQSYSFDDKNSSIEKVRNSETETGFNVRAHYRLGRVALPPPTPAPGQPLPKYPSTLPDIRSLFMGYYYGFSQLPQSLMRPREADPRVGYFTANVNDFSNPDKRETKSRYIIRWRLEKKDPTAALSEPKQPIVYWLDKNIPTAYRKAVSDGILEWNKAYEKIGFKNAVVVKQQGDDDDFDTSATRFASIRWVAGNGIQFGARGPSKVDPRTGEILDADIEMNEDITRLYSARVSEDPPRPVGSALASGLIRNSGELCAYADNKLSEAAFALDLLVARGDFEYGSPQAESWIMDAIKDITAHEVGHTLGLRHNFKASMAVTPEQLRDPKFGAEVGVSASVMDYNALNIATRDERQGQYSMVTVGPYDIWAIEYGYKETTPETEKAELAKTLSRALEPQHAYATDEDAGFMPIVEGIDPEVNRSDLSSDPLGFYEKRFAVIRELWDRVQAKELPAGTKYEQLRRNFQRGFLLMGQVSELAAKYVGGVTVLRDVAGSGRQPLTPVDADKQRRALNLLAKNLFAVDSFKFKPEFLGKLTPDFDARWDSVSEDDVGIPSVAPIDQSVAGRVFALQRATLGQLMRDSVAVRLVVAPEKLADSSKALGLPELYGTLQKSIWSELGSGASISMMRRNLQREHVRLLAEAVSKPSPAAPADARSLRREFAVDLLAQLRKAAAKPGLSIENRAHLNESVALLDGALKAQIAKVIG encoded by the coding sequence ATGAACTTCCGACTCCGCCTCCTGCCCGCCGCCCTGCTCGTCGCGGGCCTCGCCTCCTGCGCCACCGTCACGCCGCCAGCGTCGTCTTCGGCTGCGCCAGCCGCCGGCGCCGCTACAGCAGCGGCGACACCGGCTGCCAATGGTGACAGCAAAGCCGTAGCCCCTGCGCCCGGCGCCCGCCCGGCAGGCGCATCCGCTGCCGCTGGCGCGCCCGGCACGCCGCCGGCGCCGAAGCCGTTCGCCGACGTGATCAAGGACGCCAAGGAAGAAAAGGGCTTCTTCGCCACCTGGCGCAAGGACGACAAGGTGTGGATCGAGATCCCGGAAGCAATGTGGGAGCGCCCGTTCTTCTTCTCGGTCAACGTCACCCACAATATCGGTGACGCCGGCCTGTTCGGCAACCAGATGGGCGGCTTCCTCGCGGCCGGTCGCGGACAGTTCGTGGCCAGCTTCCGCAAATTTGGCCCCAACGGCGTGCAGCTCATTGCCCGCAACATCGCGCACACCGCCGCCAAGGATGCCCCGATCCGCCATGCGGTGGAACGCAGCTTCTCCGACAGCCTGATTGGCAGCGTCAGCGTTGCCAGTGCACCGCATCCCGAACGCAAGAGCGTGCTGATCGAAGCCAACGCGCTGTTCATCAACGACTTCCCGATGGCCGCGCAGCAACTGGAGCAGACGTTCCGGCAGTCGTATTCCTTCGACGACAAGAACTCGAGCATCGAGAAAGTGCGCAACAGCGAGACCGAGACCGGCTTCAACGTGCGCGCCCACTACCGTCTCGGCCGCGTCGCCCTGCCGCCGCCGACGCCGGCGCCGGGGCAGCCGCTGCCCAAGTACCCGAGCACACTGCCGGACATCCGCTCGCTGTTCATGGGCTACTACTACGGCTTCTCACAGTTGCCGCAGAGCCTCATGCGTCCGCGCGAGGCCGATCCGCGCGTCGGCTACTTCACCGCCAACGTGAACGACTTCAGCAACCCCGACAAGCGTGAGACGAAGAGCCGCTACATCATCCGCTGGCGTCTCGAGAAGAAGGACCCGACTGCAGCGCTGTCGGAGCCGAAGCAGCCCATCGTCTACTGGCTCGACAAGAACATCCCGACCGCCTACCGCAAGGCGGTGAGTGACGGCATTCTCGAATGGAACAAGGCTTACGAAAAGATTGGCTTCAAGAACGCCGTCGTCGTCAAGCAGCAGGGTGACGACGATGATTTCGACACCTCGGCCACGCGCTTTGCGTCGATCCGCTGGGTGGCTGGCAACGGCATCCAGTTCGGCGCCCGCGGCCCGAGCAAGGTGGACCCGCGCACCGGTGAAATCCTTGATGCCGACATCGAAATGAATGAGGACATCACCCGCCTCTACAGCGCACGAGTCAGCGAAGACCCGCCGCGCCCCGTTGGCAGCGCGCTGGCCTCCGGCCTGATCCGCAACTCCGGCGAACTGTGCGCCTATGCCGATAACAAGCTCTCGGAGGCTGCCTTCGCGCTGGACCTGCTGGTGGCCCGCGGTGACTTCGAATACGGCTCGCCACAGGCTGAATCGTGGATCATGGACGCGATCAAGGACATCACTGCCCATGAAGTGGGCCACACGCTCGGTCTGCGCCACAACTTCAAGGCCTCGATGGCAGTGACGCCGGAACAGTTGCGCGATCCGAAGTTCGGCGCTGAAGTGGGCGTGTCCGCTTCGGTGATGGACTACAACGCGCTCAACATCGCCACCAGGGACGAGCGTCAGGGCCAGTATTCGATGGTCACGGTCGGCCCGTACGACATCTGGGCCATCGAGTACGGCTACAAGGAAACCACGCCCGAGACCGAGAAGGCCGAGCTGGCGAAGACGCTCTCCCGCGCGCTGGAACCGCAGCACGCCTACGCCACCGACGAAGACGCCGGCTTCATGCCGATCGTCGAAGGTATTGACCCGGAAGTGAACCGCAGCGATTTGTCGAGCGATCCGCTTGGCTTCTACGAGAAGCGTTTCGCCGTCATCCGTGAGCTGTGGGATCGCGTACAGGCGAAAGAGCTGCCGGCTGGCACCAAGTACGAGCAGTTGCGCCGCAACTTCCAGCGCGGCTTCCTGCTGATGGGCCAGGTCAGTGAGCTGGCAGCGAAGTATGTCGGTGGCGTCACCGTGTTGCGCGATGTGGCTGGTAGTGGCCGGCAACCGCTGACCCCGGTGGACGCCGACAAGCAGCGCCGCGCACTGAATCTGCTGGCGAAAAACCTGTTCGCCGTGGACTCGTTCAAGTTCAAGCCGGAGTTCCTCGGCAAGCTGACCCCGGACTTTGACGCGCGTTGGGATTCAGTGTCTGAGGACGACGTCGGTATCCCGTCGGTGGCGCCGATTGATCAGTCGGTTGCTGGCCGCGTGTTCGCGTTGCAACGCGCAACGCTGGGCCAATTGATGCGCGACAGCGTGGCGGTACGGCTCGTGGTGGCACCGGAGAAACTGGCTGACAGCAGCAAGGCGCTCGGCTTGCCGGAACTCTATGGCACGCTGCAGAAGTCGATCTGGAGCGAACTCGGCAGCGGTGCCAGCATCAGCATGATGCGGCGCAACCTGCAACGCGAGCATGTGCGCCTGCTGGCGGAAGCGGTGTCGAAGCCGAGCCCCGCCGCACCGGCCGATGCACGCAGCCTGCGCCGCGAGTTCGCCGTCGATCTGCTGGCGCAACTGCGCAAGGCGGCGGCGAAGCCGGGCCTCTCGATCGAAAACCGCGCCCATCTGAACGAGTCGGTTGCGTTGCTCGACGGCGCATTGAAGGCGCAGATTGCCAAGGTGATTGGCTAG
- a CDS encoding LysR substrate-binding domain-containing protein translates to MLSSNPRSRPLTLAGLRGFESAARNLSLTKAAQELSLTQSAVSRQVQGLEDELGVPLFVRKAREIALTPAGREFLPLVQRVLAELDGGVDRLRRDVNSPRVSVTTFASFASLWLIPRLPGFRALRPNADLDIGATDRVIDLAVNDIDVAIRYLPADGAPPEATLLIDELLFPLVSPDYLRSAQPLRSLADLKAHTLIESTYGGRAEYRSTWPGFFEAIGQPEVKGRSKLKFDFIAQTFLAAQSGQGVALGRTYGADVFMSGDLVRPLDVAVATGAGCYMVVSERSMARSEVRAFVDWLLGETRKFNAELDAWLKRSGAVPAKRSSRK, encoded by the coding sequence ATGCTTTCCAGCAACCCGCGCAGCCGCCCTCTGACACTGGCCGGCTTGCGTGGCTTTGAGTCCGCCGCGCGCAATCTGAGTCTGACCAAAGCCGCGCAGGAGTTGAGCCTCACCCAGTCTGCCGTCAGCCGCCAGGTGCAGGGGCTGGAGGACGAGCTCGGCGTGCCGCTGTTCGTGCGCAAGGCGCGCGAGATCGCGCTGACGCCTGCGGGACGGGAGTTCCTGCCGCTGGTGCAACGGGTGCTGGCCGAGCTGGATGGCGGGGTCGATCGTCTGCGCCGCGATGTCAATTCGCCGCGGGTATCGGTGACTACCTTCGCGTCGTTTGCGTCGCTGTGGCTGATCCCGCGCTTGCCCGGCTTTCGTGCGCTGCGGCCGAACGCCGATCTCGACATCGGCGCTACTGACCGTGTGATTGATCTGGCGGTGAACGACATCGACGTCGCGATCCGCTACCTGCCGGCCGATGGCGCGCCGCCGGAAGCCACGCTGCTGATCGACGAGCTGCTGTTCCCGCTGGTGAGCCCGGACTACCTGCGCTCGGCGCAACCGCTGCGCTCGCTGGCCGATCTGAAGGCACACACGCTGATCGAATCCACCTACGGCGGTCGCGCCGAGTACCGCTCCACCTGGCCGGGCTTCTTCGAGGCGATCGGGCAGCCCGAGGTGAAGGGGCGCTCGAAGTTGAAGTTCGATTTCATCGCCCAGACTTTCCTCGCGGCACAAAGCGGGCAGGGGGTGGCGCTCGGGCGGACCTACGGCGCCGATGTGTTCATGTCGGGCGATCTGGTGCGTCCGCTGGATGTGGCAGTGGCCACTGGTGCCGGCTGCTACATGGTGGTCTCGGAGCGCTCGATGGCGCGCAGTGAGGTGCGCGCCTTCGTCGACTGGCTGCTGGGCGAGACGCGCAAATTCAACGCTGAACTCGACGCCTGGCTGAAACGCAGCGGCGCCGTCCCGGCAAAGCGGTCGTCGCGCAAGTAA
- a CDS encoding DUF2917 domain-containing protein, whose protein sequence is MNSLQFPLATQDWTLGKGRALALQAAQVNSIEALSGALWVTVSGSAQDFFVAPGERITIPCNHGQVVVEATSDAATLRIGQAVETAPADAQTQSFSHAVYVSVVCPVVRGLRRTADWLDPSPSPLRAH, encoded by the coding sequence ATGAACAGCCTTCAATTCCCTCTCGCAACGCAAGACTGGACGCTCGGCAAGGGCCGCGCGCTGGCACTGCAGGCGGCGCAGGTGAATTCGATCGAAGCGCTGTCCGGGGCGCTCTGGGTCACCGTCTCCGGCAGTGCCCAGGACTTTTTCGTCGCCCCCGGCGAGCGCATCACAATCCCCTGCAATCACGGGCAGGTCGTGGTGGAAGCTACATCCGACGCCGCTACGTTGCGTATCGGTCAGGCGGTCGAGACCGCACCGGCGGACGCGCAAACGCAGTCCTTCTCGCACGCCGTCTACGTCTCCGTGGTCTGCCCGGTGGTGCGCGGCTTGCGCCGAACCGCCGACTGGCTGGACCCGTCGCCGAGCCCGCTGCGCGCACACTAG
- a CDS encoding zinc-dependent metalloprotease, whose product MPFSTHSVALAGAALLLASCATAPAPAPAPASSVAAAAGATSTSTAAAPAAGSGARPAAAPTATPGTPPPPRPFADVIKDAKEQPGLFPLWSKDDKVWIELKPEQFDQLYFLQANLSRGVMSDSSVSMARAMLRGNIVAFRKVGNNVQLIARNFSNYAKPATPIAVATSEGTSDSLLAAAPVASAPHPERKSVLVEANALLLGDIPMITTALDTTYRAGYALDRPNSYFRETQSRADATTFDVTAHFAIPKLPVPTPTPVPSPVPQPRPVSGVPDARSFFVGLFYTLSKLPDEPMRARAADGRVGHFNQRIWDFSDNQAAFARKYVINRWRLEKKDPSAALSAPKKPIVYWLDKNIPLEYRDTVKAGVLEWNKAFEKIGFKDAIRVEQQPDDATWSTHETGRASVRWFVDYNDGALAVGPSRVDPRTGEILDADITMGNGWVTLPRRRSEAQYPRPMPAANADGSEAVATWLPGGAARTQASRLPRDLGGSDDAAFELCSYGQSAIAEASFALDLLALRGGEALDPKEAERIVHATLKDVTTHEVGHTLGFRHNFRASTIYTQAQINDPAFTRANGIGGSVMDYNAFNVALDKEPQGEYVMSTLGPYDYWAVEYAYKELPAATESAELQKIAARSSEPLLAYGTDEEIAGDLDGMDPEVNQRDVGGDPLEFARRRVQLSRELFDRLQARELKPGEDYDILTRNFQSGLAQLGLAFELAGKFVGGVVYRRDQAGSGRAPLAPVAADKQRAALKLINDNLFAADGFNIKPEFASRLVDSALERGFTPPLDRSLDATLLGLQTATMDRLLSPRVAERLQNARNKVASGTPVLGLDELYGSLTRAVWGEGIATADTTPARRALQREHARRLATIITRPGVGTAAGDARALHRLTAKTLLARAQQAKGNSKLGNQTRAHLDEIIDTLDAALKAQASRTVG is encoded by the coding sequence ATGCCCTTTTCGACTCATTCGGTGGCGCTCGCTGGCGCCGCCCTGCTGCTTGCGTCGTGTGCCACCGCGCCAGCACCTGCGCCTGCACCCGCATCGTCCGTCGCCGCTGCCGCCGGTGCGACCAGCACGTCAACTGCCGCCGCGCCTGCTGCCGGGTCGGGCGCGCGACCTGCCGCCGCGCCCACGGCTACACCCGGAACACCACCACCACCGCGCCCGTTCGCCGACGTCATCAAGGATGCGAAGGAGCAGCCGGGCCTGTTCCCGCTGTGGAGCAAGGACGACAAGGTGTGGATTGAGCTGAAGCCCGAGCAGTTCGACCAGCTCTACTTTCTGCAGGCCAATCTGAGCCGTGGTGTGATGAGCGATTCGTCGGTGTCGATGGCGCGTGCCATGCTGCGCGGCAATATCGTCGCCTTCCGCAAGGTGGGCAACAACGTGCAACTGATCGCCCGCAACTTCAGCAATTACGCGAAGCCGGCAACGCCGATCGCGGTGGCCACGTCGGAAGGCACCAGCGACAGTCTGCTCGCCGCTGCGCCCGTCGCCAGTGCGCCGCATCCTGAGCGCAAGTCAGTGCTGGTGGAAGCCAATGCGCTGCTGCTCGGTGACATCCCGATGATCACCACCGCACTGGACACGACTTATCGTGCCGGCTACGCGCTGGATCGCCCGAATTCGTACTTCCGCGAGACGCAGTCGCGCGCCGACGCCACCACGTTTGACGTGACCGCGCACTTTGCCATCCCCAAGCTGCCCGTGCCCACGCCGACGCCGGTACCCAGCCCGGTGCCGCAACCGCGCCCGGTGAGTGGCGTGCCGGATGCGCGCAGCTTCTTCGTGGGCCTGTTCTACACGCTGTCAAAGCTGCCGGATGAGCCGATGCGTGCGCGCGCAGCCGACGGGCGGGTTGGCCACTTCAATCAGCGCATCTGGGACTTCAGCGACAACCAGGCCGCGTTTGCGCGCAAGTACGTGATCAATCGCTGGCGTCTGGAGAAGAAGGACCCGTCCGCCGCGCTGTCGGCGCCGAAGAAGCCGATCGTTTACTGGCTCGACAAGAACATTCCGCTCGAATATCGCGACACCGTGAAGGCGGGCGTGCTGGAGTGGAACAAGGCGTTCGAGAAGATTGGCTTCAAGGACGCGATCCGCGTCGAACAGCAGCCCGACGACGCCACCTGGAGCACCCATGAAACCGGCCGCGCTTCAGTGCGCTGGTTCGTCGATTACAACGATGGTGCGCTCGCGGTTGGCCCCTCGCGTGTGGACCCACGCACTGGCGAGATTCTCGACGCCGACATCACCATGGGCAATGGCTGGGTGACCTTGCCGCGTCGCCGCTCCGAGGCCCAGTATCCGCGCCCGATGCCAGCTGCAAACGCTGACGGCAGCGAGGCCGTGGCGACCTGGTTGCCGGGCGGTGCCGCCCGTACCCAGGCCTCGCGTTTGCCACGCGACCTCGGCGGTAGCGACGATGCCGCCTTTGAGCTCTGTTCCTACGGTCAATCGGCGATTGCCGAGGCCAGCTTCGCGCTGGATCTGCTGGCGCTGCGTGGCGGCGAAGCGCTGGACCCGAAAGAGGCCGAGCGCATCGTGCATGCCACGCTGAAAGACGTGACCACGCATGAGGTGGGCCACACGCTGGGCTTCCGCCACAACTTCCGCGCCTCGACCATCTACACCCAGGCGCAGATCAATGACCCGGCCTTCACCCGCGCCAACGGCATCGGCGGCTCGGTGATGGACTACAACGCCTTCAACGTTGCGCTCGACAAGGAACCGCAGGGCGAATACGTGATGAGCACGCTCGGGCCGTATGACTACTGGGCGGTGGAATACGCCTACAAGGAACTGCCGGCCGCCACCGAGAGCGCCGAGCTGCAGAAGATTGCCGCCCGCAGTAGTGAGCCGCTGCTCGCCTACGGCACTGACGAAGAAATTGCCGGCGATCTTGACGGCATGGACCCCGAGGTCAACCAGCGCGACGTCGGCGGCGATCCGCTCGAATTTGCGCGCCGTCGCGTGCAACTCTCGCGCGAGCTGTTCGACCGCCTGCAGGCGCGTGAGCTGAAGCCCGGCGAGGACTACGACATCCTCACCCGCAACTTCCAGAGCGGCTTGGCCCAGCTCGGGCTTGCCTTTGAGCTTGCGGGCAAGTTCGTTGGTGGCGTGGTCTATCGGCGCGATCAGGCCGGAAGCGGCCGTGCCCCGCTGGCGCCAGTAGCGGCTGACAAGCAGCGCGCCGCGTTGAAGCTGATCAACGACAACCTGTTCGCGGCCGACGGCTTCAACATCAAGCCCGAGTTTGCCAGCCGTCTGGTCGATAGCGCGCTGGAACGCGGCTTTACGCCGCCGCTGGATCGCTCGCTCGACGCCACCCTGCTTGGCTTGCAGACTGCCACCATGGATCGTCTGCTGTCGCCGCGCGTGGCGGAGCGCCTGCAGAATGCGCGCAACAAGGTTGCCAGCGGCACGCCGGTGCTCGGCCTGGACGAGCTCTACGGCAGCCTCACCCGCGCCGTCTGGGGCGAAGGTATCGCTACTGCGGACACCACGCCCGCGCGTCGTGCACTGCAGCGCGAACACGCGCGCCGGCTGGCGACCATCATCACCCGACCCGGCGTTGGCACGGCCGCTGGCGACGCCCGCGCGCTGCACCGCCTGACCGCCAAAACCCTCCTCGCCCGCGCCCAGCAAGCCAAAGGCAACAGCAAACTCGGCAACCAGACCCGCGCCCATCTCGACGAAATCATCGACACGCTGGACGCTGCGTTGAAAGCGCAAGCCTCGCGCACCGTCGGTTAG
- the miaB gene encoding tRNA (N6-isopentenyl adenosine(37)-C2)-methylthiotransferase MiaB: MQDHISATVDVAAASATSVNSTATAKKKLFIRTFGCQMNEYDSDKMADILDAGTAEGFEKTDTPENADVILFNTCSVREKAQEKVFHDLGRVKDLKKLNPNLVIGVGGCVASQEGAAIVERAPFVDVVFGPQTLHRLPALIAKKRQTGRSQVDISFPEIEKFDSMPPARVEAASAFVSIMEGCSKYCTFCVVPYTRGEEVSRPFEDVLTEIAELAIKGVKEITLLGQNVNAYRGKMGEGDAIADFATLIEYIDEIPGIERIRYTTSHPREMTQALIDVYGKAPKLVSQLHLPVQHGSDRILAAMKRGYTALEFKSVVRRLRAVRPNLSLTSDFIVGFPGETQKDHDLTMKLIDDVAFDGAFSFVYSARPGTPAADLVDDTPAAEKSARLSQLQKRIDELFFDYSKAMIGHTERVLVESLSRKSSTELAGRTENNRVVNFPGGPNGERLIGQYVDVRFTDAAPHSLRGELLQARD, encoded by the coding sequence ATGCAAGATCACATTTCCGCCACTGTGGACGTCGCCGCTGCGTCTGCCACTTCCGTCAATTCCACCGCCACCGCGAAGAAGAAACTCTTCATCCGCACCTTTGGCTGCCAGATGAACGAGTACGACTCGGACAAGATGGCCGACATCCTTGATGCGGGTACCGCCGAGGGCTTCGAGAAGACCGATACGCCGGAGAACGCTGACGTGATCCTGTTCAACACCTGTTCGGTGCGCGAGAAGGCGCAGGAGAAGGTGTTTCACGATCTCGGTCGGGTAAAGGACCTTAAGAAGCTGAACCCGAATCTGGTGATCGGCGTCGGCGGCTGCGTGGCGTCGCAGGAAGGCGCCGCGATTGTCGAGCGGGCGCCGTTTGTCGATGTGGTATTCGGCCCGCAGACGCTGCACCGCCTGCCCGCGCTGATCGCGAAAAAGCGCCAGACCGGCCGCTCGCAGGTCGACATCTCGTTCCCCGAAATCGAAAAATTCGACAGCATGCCGCCCGCGCGCGTGGAAGCCGCCAGCGCGTTCGTGTCGATCATGGAAGGCTGCAGCAAATACTGCACCTTCTGCGTGGTACCGTACACACGCGGCGAGGAAGTATCGCGCCCGTTCGAGGATGTGCTGACCGAGATTGCCGAACTGGCGATCAAGGGCGTGAAGGAGATCACGCTGCTCGGGCAGAACGTGAATGCCTACCGCGGGAAGATGGGCGAGGGCGACGCGATTGCGGACTTCGCCACGCTGATTGAATACATCGACGAAATCCCTGGCATCGAGCGCATCCGCTACACCACCAGTCATCCGCGCGAGATGACACAGGCGCTGATCGATGTCTACGGCAAGGCGCCGAAGCTTGTCTCGCAATTGCATCTGCCGGTGCAGCACGGCTCGGATCGCATCCTGGCCGCGATGAAGCGCGGCTACACGGCGCTGGAGTTCAAGAGCGTTGTCCGGCGTCTGCGTGCGGTGCGCCCGAACCTGTCGCTGACCTCGGATTTCATCGTCGGCTTCCCGGGCGAGACGCAAAAGGATCACGACCTGACGATGAAGCTTATCGACGACGTGGCGTTCGATGGCGCTTTCAGTTTTGTCTATTCAGCGCGTCCGGGCACGCCGGCGGCCGATCTGGTTGACGACACGCCCGCTGCAGAAAAGTCCGCGCGTTTGAGCCAGCTGCAGAAGCGTATCGACGAGCTGTTTTTCGACTACAGCAAGGCCATGATTGGCCACACCGAACGTGTGCTGGTGGAGAGTCTGTCGCGCAAGAGCAGCACCGAACTCGCGGGCCGCACCGAAAACAACCGTGTGGTGAACTTCCCCGGCGGCCCCAACGGCGAACGCCTGATCGGGCAGTACGTCGACGTTCGCTTTACCGATGCCGCGCCGCACAGCCTGCGCGGTGAACTGTTGCAGGCGCGCGACTGA